ACCGTGCACTGGGACAAGAAGAAGATGGACATCGTCAGCAAGGCGGGCCGGGACACCCTCGCGTACCACCGCGAGTACCGCAAGCCGTGGGGCCATCCGCTGATCGGCTAGGCCCCCGCAACCCTCCCCTCGATCACGCGTATTCTCCCTCGTGATCGAGGCGAGGGAGCTGCGCAAAACGTACGGTTCGACCATTGCCGTGGACGGGGTTTCGTTCGACGTCGCCCCCGGGGAGACGTTCGGCCTCCTCGGTCCCAATGGAGCGGGCAAAACCACGACGATCCAGATGCTCGTCGGCGCGCTCGATCCCGACTCCGGCAGCGCCCGCATCGATGGCAAAGCCGCAACGGACCGAGAGGCGAGGCTCGAGGTCGGGATTTCGCCGCAATCCGTCGCCCTTTACGACGATTTGACCGCGGAGGAGAATCTCCGCTTCTATGGAGCGATGTACGCCCTCAAGGGTCCCCGTCTGAAGGAGCGCGTGGACTGGTGCCTGGCGTTCGCCGGCCTCGAAGATCGGCGCAACGACCGGGTGGGCACGTTCTCGGGGGGCATGAAGCGGCGCCTCAATATGGCCGTGGCCCTCGTCCACGAGCCGCGGCTGGTGCTCTTCGACGAGCCCACGGTCGGTGTGGATCCGCAGTCCCGCAACCACATCTTCGAGAGCGTCGAGGCGCTCTCCAAGGCCGGGCTCACCGTGCTCTACACCACGCACTACATGGAGGAGGCCGAACGGCTGTGCGACCGCGTAGCCATCATGGACCGCGGCAAAGTGCTGGCGCTCGATACGGTCGCGGGCCTCGTCGAGGCGCACGGCGGGATGTCCACGATCGTGGCCGACCTCACCGCGCCGCCCGCCCAGGGGGTCACCCTGCCGGGCGAACTGGAGGGGCTGACCTTGCGCGTGAACACGAGGCGCCCGCTGGAGGACCTTGCCGCCATCGCGACCTCCCAGGTCGGGCTCGCGAGTCTCAGCTTGGACCGCGCCGATCTGGAGACCGTGTTCCTCAACCTAACGGGAAGGAGCCTGAGAGACTGATGGGTGCGATCTGGGCGATGGCAACGAAGGACCTGCGTCTCCTGGCGCGCGACCGATCGGGCTTCTTTTGGGTGCTCGGAATGCCGATTTTGATGGCGGTTTTCTTTGGGGCGATCTTCGGCAACGACGGACCCCGTGCCGCCATGACGGTCGCGACCGTGGATCTGGACGGCAGCGCGCGAT
The genomic region above belongs to Fimbriimonadaceae bacterium and contains:
- a CDS encoding ABC transporter ATP-binding protein, with protein sequence MIEARELRKTYGSTIAVDGVSFDVAPGETFGLLGPNGAGKTTTIQMLVGALDPDSGSARIDGKAATDREARLEVGISPQSVALYDDLTAEENLRFYGAMYALKGPRLKERVDWCLAFAGLEDRRNDRVGTFSGGMKRRLNMAVALVHEPRLVLFDEPTVGVDPQSRNHIFESVEALSKAGLTVLYTTHYMEEAERLCDRVAIMDRGKVLALDTVAGLVEAHGGMSTIVADLTAPPAQGVTLPGELEGLTLRVNTRRPLEDLAAIATSQVGLASLSLDRADLETVFLNLTGRSLRD